One segment of Nothobranchius furzeri strain GRZ-AD chromosome 13, NfurGRZ-RIMD1, whole genome shotgun sequence DNA contains the following:
- the cryba1a gene encoding crystallin, beta A1a isoform X2, with protein MAQHNPNPLGPWKITVYDQENFQGKRLEFTSACQNVMECSIDNIRSLKVECGAWAGYEHSSFCGQQFVLERGEYPHWESWSGSNAYHIERMMSFRPICSANHKESKMMLFEKENFMGSQWEINDDYPSLQAMGWGNNEIGSMQVQGGAWVCYQFPGYRGYQYIMECDRHGGEYKHYREWGSHAQSFQVQSLRRIQQ; from the exons ATGGCTCAGCATAATCCAAACCCACTGGGACCTTGGAAG ATCACAGTTTATGACCAGGAAAACTTCCAGGGAAAACGTCTGGAGTTCACCTCGGCCTGCCAGAACGTCATGGAGTGTAGCATTGACAACATCCGCTCACTTAAGGTGGAGTGTGGCGC CTGGGCAGGATATGAGCACTCCAGCTTTTGTGGGCAGCAGTTTGTGTTGGAGAGAGGAGAGTATCCTCATTGGGAGTCGTGGAGCGGCAGCAACGCTTACCACATCGAGAGGATGATGTCCTTCCGCCCCATCTGCTCTGCT AACCACAAGGAGTCCAAGATGATGCTGTTTGAGAAGGAGAACTTCATGGGAAGCCAGTGGGAGATAAACGACGACTACCCCTCACTGCAGGCCATGGGCTGGGGTAACAACGAGATCGGATCTATGCAAGTTCAGGGCGGCGC ttgGGTGTGCTATCAGTTTCCGGGTTACCGTGGTTACCAGTACATAATGGAATGTGATCGCCACGGCGGCGAGTACAAACACTACAGAGAGTGGGGCTCCCATGCTCAGTCCTTCCAGGTGCAGTCGCTGCGTCGGATCCAGCAATGA
- the cryba1a gene encoding crystallin, beta A1a isoform X1 has protein sequence MRFVHATFMHVCPLQITVYDQENFQGKRLEFTSACQNVMECSIDNIRSLKVECGAWAGYEHSSFCGQQFVLERGEYPHWESWSGSNAYHIERMMSFRPICSANHKESKMMLFEKENFMGSQWEINDDYPSLQAMGWGNNEIGSMQVQGGAWVCYQFPGYRGYQYIMECDRHGGEYKHYREWGSHAQSFQVQSLRRIQQ, from the exons ATGCGTTTCGTGCATGCCACATTCATGCATGTTTGTCCTCTCCAGATCACAGTTTATGACCAGGAAAACTTCCAGGGAAAACGTCTGGAGTTCACCTCGGCCTGCCAGAACGTCATGGAGTGTAGCATTGACAACATCCGCTCACTTAAGGTGGAGTGTGGCGC CTGGGCAGGATATGAGCACTCCAGCTTTTGTGGGCAGCAGTTTGTGTTGGAGAGAGGAGAGTATCCTCATTGGGAGTCGTGGAGCGGCAGCAACGCTTACCACATCGAGAGGATGATGTCCTTCCGCCCCATCTGCTCTGCT AACCACAAGGAGTCCAAGATGATGCTGTTTGAGAAGGAGAACTTCATGGGAAGCCAGTGGGAGATAAACGACGACTACCCCTCACTGCAGGCCATGGGCTGGGGTAACAACGAGATCGGATCTATGCAAGTTCAGGGCGGCGC ttgGGTGTGCTATCAGTTTCCGGGTTACCGTGGTTACCAGTACATAATGGAATGTGATCGCCACGGCGGCGAGTACAAACACTACAGAGAGTGGGGCTCCCATGCTCAGTCCTTCCAGGTGCAGTCGCTGCGTCGGATCCAGCAATGA